The DNA sequence CCCATACAATCATCCTTTCGGGCATCGAGGCTTTACGCATTCACTGTTCTTTGCAGCTATTGTCGGCTTGTTTGCCGCGGTCCTCTTTTTGAAAGCAGGTTGGGCGCCGGAGCATTCGCTCGGGGTGCTCGCGCTCATCTTCGGGGTGACGATCGCATCGCACGGGTTCTTCGACGCGATGACCGACGGAGGTCTCGGCGTCGCGTTCTTCGCTCCGTTCACCAACCACCGCTACTTCTTTGCGTGGAGGCCGATACCGGTCGCGCCGCTGTCGCTAGAAGGTTTGCTCAATGCTCGTGGGTGGCAAGTTATCCGCGCCGAAGCTGGATTGTTCTGGACCTTCACGCTTGCAGCCGTGATCTGGGATCGAAGAACGGTGTGGCGAATGATTCTCGCCGGTGCGTGCGCACTGGTGGGGATCTTCATGTGGGTTCTAGAGGGGTGACGTAAAACGGGGAGACCTGATTTGGTTTCGCGAATGAGAACAGCCACCGAACTCAGTGTGGGCAACACTCCGCGTTTCTCTTCGTTCACAGATGGAATAACTACGCCGTGATATAGTCCTCCTCAGTCAGCTCCGGAGCTGTTCTCACAGCGACGGCAGGAGGACAAATGAAGTTCAGAAGAATCCATATCGCCATTGTCAGTACTGTGATCGTGATTGGCTCGTGCCTCGCTGCCCACGCGTTTGCCCAGGTCATTCAGCCTGAGCCGGCTAAGTTGATTCGCAAGGCTGGCGGCGTGCTTCAGCAATCGGCAACCACCCGCGTCGAGCCGGCATATCCACCGCTTGCGAAGGCCGCTCGAGTTTCGGGCGACGTCGTTGTCGAGGTGCTCATAGACGAGAACGGAGACGTGATAGCCGCCAAGGCTGTGAGCGGACATCCGCTGCTGAAAAACTCGGCAGTCTCGGCCGCGCGCGGTTGGAAGTTTTCAAGGACGCAACTGAGCGGCGTCCCGGTGAAGGTCATCGGCACCCTCACCTTCACCTTCTCGCTACCCGCCGACAAGCCTCCGCCAGACAGTTCGGCCAACAGCGATATAGACGAAGCCAGGAAGGCTGTAATAACCAACGCTTATTCTCCCGAGGCTCATCTCAAATTGGCTCAAGCCTACGTAGCCAGGGATATGTCCGAGGAGGCTACTGAATCCTACAAGCGCGCGATTGAATTGAAACCTGCCTACAAGGAGGCGTATCTCGGTCTGGCCTCGGTTCTCAAGAGGCAAAACAAGCGCGACGAAGAAGTAGCCATCTACAGGCAGGCCATTGCGGCATTGCCGAATGAACCTCAACTATTGGAAGCGGCAGCACGGGCTTTAAGCGAGACCGAGCGTTATGCTGAGGCAATCGACGTTCAAAAGCGCGTCGTGCAACTCCGGCCCGATGATCCTCGCTCGCACGACGAACTCGGGCGTTACTTGTTCCGGGCCCGCCGTTACCAGGAGGCTATTGCGGCCGCCCAGGAGTCACTACGACTGCGCCCAAAGAATGCTCTCGCCTATCACAGTATCGGCGCGGCATACATGAACATGGGGCGATGGGAAGATGCGATTGCGGCATACACTGAGCTGTTGACCGTGGATCCGAAATACGCCCAGGCGTACCGGGTCCACACCGAACTGGGAAGCGCTTATCTGCGGTCACGCGGAGCAAACGAGGCGCTGGAAGAGTTCAAGCGGGCGATTGAACTGAATCCTGGTTACGCAGGAGCGCACGGAGAATTGGGTTCGGCTTATCACAGGCTTGGCCGCAACGAGGAGGCGGTTCAATCCTTACAGAAGGCGGTAGAGCTGCAGCCGGGCAACGCCACATTTCGAATTGGTCTCGCGGACGCTTACGAGCATCTGGGCCGCATTGCGGAAGCAGAAAAGGAATTGCGCGGCGGGATAAAACTCGAACCGGAGAATGTTCAAATCTCAAT is a window from the Acidobacteriota bacterium genome containing:
- a CDS encoding metal-dependent hydrolase — protein: MPTVFSHAAVGFIAAKGATEATAPNTRIVIATMALAALPDADALFFGVIPYNHPFGHRGFTHSLFFAAIVGLFAAVLFLKAGWAPEHSLGVLALIFGVTIASHGFFDAMTDGGLGVAFFAPFTNHRYFFAWRPIPVAPLSLEGLLNARGWQVIRAEAGLFWTFTLAAVIWDRRTVWRMILAGACALVGIFMWVLEG
- a CDS encoding TonB family protein; the protein is MKFRRIHIAIVSTVIVIGSCLAAHAFAQVIQPEPAKLIRKAGGVLQQSATTRVEPAYPPLAKAARVSGDVVVEVLIDENGDVIAAKAVSGHPLLKNSAVSAARGWKFSRTQLSGVPVKVIGTLTFTFSLPADKPPPDSSANSDIDEARKAVITNAYSPEAHLKLAQAYVARDMSEEATESYKRAIELKPAYKEAYLGLASVLKRQNKRDEEVAIYRQAIAALPNEPQLLEAAARALSETERYAEAIDVQKRVVQLRPDDPRSHDELGRYLFRARRYQEAIAAAQESLRLRPKNALAYHSIGAAYMNMGRWEDAIAAYTELLTVDPKYAQAYRVHTELGSAYLRSRGANEALEEFKRAIELNPGYAGAHGELGSAYHRLGRNEEAVQSLQKAVELQPGNATFRIGLADAYEHLGRIAEAEKELRGGIKLEPENVQISIALAALLYEQNTLDEADSLVRKAGERLPKNVNGYVLLSTFLQHQGHNEKAEAALRKALQADPNNAMALNNLGYAMIERNERVEEALGMIQRAVKAAPKNAAFLDSLGWAYFKLDKLEEAERYLTEAAQFGASSVILDHLGDAFSKRGKTVQARDAWQNALMLPLNKDLAVRIREKLNAAANK